In Panthera leo isolate Ple1 chromosome B3, P.leo_Ple1_pat1.1, whole genome shotgun sequence, a single genomic region encodes these proteins:
- the CHRNA5 gene encoding neuronal acetylcholine receptor subunit alpha-5 isoform X1, whose product MSAWGSSPAVLGLASRPLRLLLLFQLVAGRWGPAGAGGGAPGGLAEPSFVAKHEDSLLKDLFQDYERWVRPVEHLNDKIKIKFGLAISQLVDVDEKNQLMTTNVWLKQEWRDVKLRWRPGDYGGIKVTRVPSDSLWTPDIVLFDNADGRFEGASTKAVIRYDGTVTWTPPANYKSSCTIDVTFFPFDLQNCSMKFGSWTYDGSQVDLILEDQDVDKRDFFDNGEWEIVSATGSKGNRTDGSCWYPYVTYSFVIKRLPLFYTLFLIIPCIGLSFLTVLVFYLPSNEGEKLSLCTSVLVSLTVFLLVIEEIIPSSSKVIPLIGEYLVFTMIFVTLSIMVTVFAINIHHRSSSTHDAMAPWVRKVFLHKLPKLLCMRSHVDRYFAQKEETEGGSRPESSRNALEAALDSIRYITRHVMKENDVREVVEDWKFIAQVLDRMFLWTFLLVSIVGSLGLFVPVIYKWANIIVPVHIGDANK is encoded by the exons GGTTAGCTGAACCATCCTTTGTTGCAAAACATGAAGATAGTTTGTTAAAGGATTTATTTCAAGACTACGAAAGATGGGTTCGTCCTGTGGAACACctgaatgacaaaataaaaataaagtttggcCTGGCAATATCTCAATTAGTGGATGTG GATGAGAAAAATCAGTTAATGACAACGAATGTCTGGTTGAAACAG GAGTGGAGAGATGTAAAGTTAAGATGGCGCCCTGGCGACTATGGCGGAATAAAAGTTACACGCGTCCCTTCAGACTCTCTCTGGACCCCAGACATTGTTTTGTTTGATAA TGCAGATGGACGTTTTGAAGGGGCCAGCACGAAAGCGGTCATCAGGTATGATGGCACGGTCACCTGGACTCCACCGGCAAACTACAAAAGTTCTTGCACCATAGATGTCACGTTTTTCCCATTCGATCTCCAAAACTGCTCCATGAAATTTGGTTCTTGGACTTACGATGGATCACAGGTTGATCTAATTTTAGAGGACCAAGATGTGGACAAGAGAGATTTTTTTGACAATGGAGAATGGGAGATTGTGAGTGCAACgggaagcaaaggaaacagaacGGATGGCTCCTGCTGGTACCCTTATGTCACCTACTCATTTGTAATTAAGCGTCTGCCTCTCTTTTACACCTTGTTCCTTATTATACCCTGTATCGGGCTCTCGTTTTTAACCGTGCTTGTCTTCTATCTCCCCTCAAACGAAGGTGAGAAGCTCAGTCTCTGCACGTCAGTCCTGGTCTCTCTGACTGTCTTCCTTCTGGTTATTGAAGAGATCATACCCTCGTCTTCCAAAGTAATACCTCTGATCGGAGAGTATCTGGTGTTCACCATGATTTTTGTGACGCTGTCAATCATGGTGACTGTCTTCGCTATCAATATCCATCATCGTTCTTCCTCAACACACGATGCAATGGCACCTTGGGTCCGCAAGGTGTTTCTCCACAAGCTTCCCAAACTGCTGTGCATGAGGAGTCACGTAGACAGGTACTTCGCTcagaaagaggaaactgagggcgGTAGTAGACCAGAGTCTTCTAGAAACGCATTGGAAGCTGCGCTTGATTCCATCCGCTACATTACAAGACACGTCATGAAGGAGAATGACGTCCGTGAG GTGGTTGAAGATTGGAAATTCATAGCACAGGTGCTTGATCGGATGTTTCTATGGACTTTTCTTCTGGTTTCAATTGTTGGATCTCTTGGGCTTTTCGTTCCTGTTATTTATAAGTGGGCAAATATAATAGTACCAGTTCATATTGGAGATGCAAATAAGTGA
- the CHRNA5 gene encoding neuronal acetylcholine receptor subunit alpha-5 isoform X4, protein MTTNVWLKQEWRDVKLRWRPGDYGGIKVTRVPSDSLWTPDIVLFDNADGRFEGASTKAVIRYDGTVTWTPPANYKSSCTIDVTFFPFDLQNCSMKFGSWTYDGSQVDLILEDQDVDKRDFFDNGEWEIVSATGSKGNRTDGSCWYPYVTYSFVIKRLPLFYTLFLIIPCIGLSFLTVLVFYLPSNEGEKLSLCTSVLVSLTVFLLVIEEIIPSSSKVIPLIGEYLVFTMIFVTLSIMVTVFAINIHHRSSSTHDAMAPWVRKVFLHKLPKLLCMRSHVDRYFAQKEETEGGSRPESSRNALEAALDSIRYITRHVMKENDVREVVEDWKFIAQVLDRMFLWTFLLVSIVGSLGLFVPVIYKWANIIVPVHIGDANK, encoded by the exons ATGACAACGAATGTCTGGTTGAAACAG GAGTGGAGAGATGTAAAGTTAAGATGGCGCCCTGGCGACTATGGCGGAATAAAAGTTACACGCGTCCCTTCAGACTCTCTCTGGACCCCAGACATTGTTTTGTTTGATAA TGCAGATGGACGTTTTGAAGGGGCCAGCACGAAAGCGGTCATCAGGTATGATGGCACGGTCACCTGGACTCCACCGGCAAACTACAAAAGTTCTTGCACCATAGATGTCACGTTTTTCCCATTCGATCTCCAAAACTGCTCCATGAAATTTGGTTCTTGGACTTACGATGGATCACAGGTTGATCTAATTTTAGAGGACCAAGATGTGGACAAGAGAGATTTTTTTGACAATGGAGAATGGGAGATTGTGAGTGCAACgggaagcaaaggaaacagaacGGATGGCTCCTGCTGGTACCCTTATGTCACCTACTCATTTGTAATTAAGCGTCTGCCTCTCTTTTACACCTTGTTCCTTATTATACCCTGTATCGGGCTCTCGTTTTTAACCGTGCTTGTCTTCTATCTCCCCTCAAACGAAGGTGAGAAGCTCAGTCTCTGCACGTCAGTCCTGGTCTCTCTGACTGTCTTCCTTCTGGTTATTGAAGAGATCATACCCTCGTCTTCCAAAGTAATACCTCTGATCGGAGAGTATCTGGTGTTCACCATGATTTTTGTGACGCTGTCAATCATGGTGACTGTCTTCGCTATCAATATCCATCATCGTTCTTCCTCAACACACGATGCAATGGCACCTTGGGTCCGCAAGGTGTTTCTCCACAAGCTTCCCAAACTGCTGTGCATGAGGAGTCACGTAGACAGGTACTTCGCTcagaaagaggaaactgagggcgGTAGTAGACCAGAGTCTTCTAGAAACGCATTGGAAGCTGCGCTTGATTCCATCCGCTACATTACAAGACACGTCATGAAGGAGAATGACGTCCGTGAG GTGGTTGAAGATTGGAAATTCATAGCACAGGTGCTTGATCGGATGTTTCTATGGACTTTTCTTCTGGTTTCAATTGTTGGATCTCTTGGGCTTTTCGTTCCTGTTATTTATAAGTGGGCAAATATAATAGTACCAGTTCATATTGGAGATGCAAATAAGTGA
- the CHRNA3 gene encoding neuronal acetylcholine receptor subunit alpha-3 isoform X2 → MSQLVKVDEVNQIMETNLWLKQIWNDYKLKWDPSEYDGAEFMRVPAQKIWKPDIVLYNNAVGDFQVDDKTKALLKYTGEVTWMPPAIFKSSCKIDVTYFPFDYQNCTMKFGSWSYDKAKIDLVLIGSSMNLKEYWESGEWAVIKAPGYKHDIKYNCCEEIYPDITYSLYIRRLPLFYTINLIIPCLLISFLTVLVFYLPSDCGEKVTLCISVLLSLTVFLLVITETIPSTSLVIPLIGEYLLFTMIFVTLSIVITVFVLNVHYRTPTTHTMPAWVKTVFLHVLPRVMFMTRPASSEGHTQRPRPSYSAELSNLNCFSRTESRGCKEGCPCQDGMCGHCHHRRIKISNFSANLPRSSSSETVNAVLSLSALSPEIKDAIQSVKYIAENMKAQNEAKEIQDDWKYVAMVIDRIFLWVFILVCILGTAGLFLQPLMARDDA, encoded by the exons ATGTCTCAGCTGGTGAAGGTG gACGAAGTAAACCAGATCATGGAGACCAACCTGTGGCTCAAACAA ATTTGGAATGACTACAAGCTGAAGTGGGACCCCTCTGAGTATGATGGGGCAGAGTTCATGCGTGTCCCCGCACAGAAGATCTGGAAGCCGGACATTGTGCTGTATAACAA TGCTGTTGGGGACTTCCAGGTGGACGACAAGACCAAAGCTTTACTCAAGTACACAGGGGAGGTGACTTGGATGCCCCCCGCCATCTTTAAGAGCTCGTGCAAAATCGACGTGACCTACTTTCCATTTGATTACCAGAACTGCACCATGAAGTTCGGCTCCTGGTCCTACGACAAGGCAAAAATCGACCTGGTCTTGATCGGCTCTTCCATGAACCTCAAGGAGTACTGGGAGAGCGGCGAGTGGGCAGTCATCAAAGCCCCGGGCTACAAGCACGACATCAAGTACAACTGCTGTGAGGAGATCTACCCCGACATCACGTACTCGCTCTACATCCGACGCCTGCCCCTCTTCTACACCATCAACCTCATCATCCCCTGCCTGCTCATCTCCTTCCTGACCGTGCTGGTCTTCTACCTGCCTTCCGACTGCGGCGAGAAGGTGACCCTCTGCATCTCGGTCCTCCTCTCGCTGACCGTGTTTCTCCTGGTCATCACCGAGACGATCCCTTCCACCTCGCTGGTGATTCCCCTCATTGGCGAGTACCTCCTGTTCACCATGATTTTCGTGACCCTGTCCATCGTCATCACCGTCTTCGTGCTCAACGTGCACTACAGAACCCCGACCACGCACACCATGCCCGCATGGGTGAAGACTGTTTTTCTGCACGTGCTTCCCAGGGTCATGTTCATGACCAGGCCCGCGAGCAGCGAAGGCCACACCCAGAGGCCAAGGCCCTCCTACAGTGCTGAGCTCTCAAATCTGAACTGCTTCAGCCGCACGGAGTCCAGAGGCTGCAAGGAAGGCTGTCCCTGCCAGGACGGGATGTGTGGCCACTGCCACCACCGCAGAATAAAAATCTCAAACTTCAGTGCCAACCTCCCGAGAAGCTCCAGTTCTGAGACTGTCAACGCTGTGCTGTCCCTATCTGCTCTGTCACCGGAAATCAAAGACGCCATCCAGAGCGTCAAGTATATTGCCGAAAACATGAAAGCACAAAATGAAGCCAAAGAG attcaAGATGATTGGAAGTATGTCGCCATGGTTATTGATCGAATTTTTCTGTGGGTTTTCATCCTGGTGTGCATTCTAGGGACAGCAGGATTGTTTCTGCAACCTTTGATGGCAAGGGATGACGCTTAA
- the CHRNA3 gene encoding neuronal acetylcholine receptor subunit alpha-3 isoform X1, whose amino-acid sequence MGAHPRAAVVAGLPPPRALPLPLLLLLLLSPPVAIASEAEHRLFERLFEDYNEIIRPVANVSDPVIIQFEVSMSQLVKVDEVNQIMETNLWLKQIWNDYKLKWDPSEYDGAEFMRVPAQKIWKPDIVLYNNAVGDFQVDDKTKALLKYTGEVTWMPPAIFKSSCKIDVTYFPFDYQNCTMKFGSWSYDKAKIDLVLIGSSMNLKEYWESGEWAVIKAPGYKHDIKYNCCEEIYPDITYSLYIRRLPLFYTINLIIPCLLISFLTVLVFYLPSDCGEKVTLCISVLLSLTVFLLVITETIPSTSLVIPLIGEYLLFTMIFVTLSIVITVFVLNVHYRTPTTHTMPAWVKTVFLHVLPRVMFMTRPASSEGHTQRPRPSYSAELSNLNCFSRTESRGCKEGCPCQDGMCGHCHHRRIKISNFSANLPRSSSSETVNAVLSLSALSPEIKDAIQSVKYIAENMKAQNEAKEIQDDWKYVAMVIDRIFLWVFILVCILGTAGLFLQPLMARDDA is encoded by the exons ATGGGCGCCCACCCGCGCGCTGCCGTGGTCGCGGGGCTCCCGCCGCCCCGAgcgctgccgctgccgctgctcctgctcctgctgctgtCGCCGCCAG TGGCCATCGCCTCCGAGGCTGAGCACCGTCTGTTTGAGAGGCTGTTCGAAGATTACAACGAGATCATCCGACCTGTAGCCAACGTGTCTGACCCCGTCATCATCCAGTTTGAGGTGTCCATGTCTCAGCTGGTGAAGGTG gACGAAGTAAACCAGATCATGGAGACCAACCTGTGGCTCAAACAA ATTTGGAATGACTACAAGCTGAAGTGGGACCCCTCTGAGTATGATGGGGCAGAGTTCATGCGTGTCCCCGCACAGAAGATCTGGAAGCCGGACATTGTGCTGTATAACAA TGCTGTTGGGGACTTCCAGGTGGACGACAAGACCAAAGCTTTACTCAAGTACACAGGGGAGGTGACTTGGATGCCCCCCGCCATCTTTAAGAGCTCGTGCAAAATCGACGTGACCTACTTTCCATTTGATTACCAGAACTGCACCATGAAGTTCGGCTCCTGGTCCTACGACAAGGCAAAAATCGACCTGGTCTTGATCGGCTCTTCCATGAACCTCAAGGAGTACTGGGAGAGCGGCGAGTGGGCAGTCATCAAAGCCCCGGGCTACAAGCACGACATCAAGTACAACTGCTGTGAGGAGATCTACCCCGACATCACGTACTCGCTCTACATCCGACGCCTGCCCCTCTTCTACACCATCAACCTCATCATCCCCTGCCTGCTCATCTCCTTCCTGACCGTGCTGGTCTTCTACCTGCCTTCCGACTGCGGCGAGAAGGTGACCCTCTGCATCTCGGTCCTCCTCTCGCTGACCGTGTTTCTCCTGGTCATCACCGAGACGATCCCTTCCACCTCGCTGGTGATTCCCCTCATTGGCGAGTACCTCCTGTTCACCATGATTTTCGTGACCCTGTCCATCGTCATCACCGTCTTCGTGCTCAACGTGCACTACAGAACCCCGACCACGCACACCATGCCCGCATGGGTGAAGACTGTTTTTCTGCACGTGCTTCCCAGGGTCATGTTCATGACCAGGCCCGCGAGCAGCGAAGGCCACACCCAGAGGCCAAGGCCCTCCTACAGTGCTGAGCTCTCAAATCTGAACTGCTTCAGCCGCACGGAGTCCAGAGGCTGCAAGGAAGGCTGTCCCTGCCAGGACGGGATGTGTGGCCACTGCCACCACCGCAGAATAAAAATCTCAAACTTCAGTGCCAACCTCCCGAGAAGCTCCAGTTCTGAGACTGTCAACGCTGTGCTGTCCCTATCTGCTCTGTCACCGGAAATCAAAGACGCCATCCAGAGCGTCAAGTATATTGCCGAAAACATGAAAGCACAAAATGAAGCCAAAGAG attcaAGATGATTGGAAGTATGTCGCCATGGTTATTGATCGAATTTTTCTGTGGGTTTTCATCCTGGTGTGCATTCTAGGGACAGCAGGATTGTTTCTGCAACCTTTGATGGCAAGGGATGACGCTTAA
- the CHRNA5 gene encoding neuronal acetylcholine receptor subunit alpha-5 isoform X3, with protein sequence MSAWGSSPAVLGLASRPLRLLLLFQLVAGRWGPAGAGGGAPGGLAEPSFVAKHEDSLLKDLFQDYERWVRPVEHLNDKIKIKFGLAISQLVDVDEKNQLMTTNVWLKQEWRDVKLRWRPGDYGGIKVTRVPSDSLWTPDIVLFDNADGRFEGASTKAVIRYDGTVTWTPPANYKSSCTIDVTFFPFDLQNCSMKFGSWTYDGSQVDLILEDQDVDKRDFFDNGEWEIVSATGSKGNRTDGSCWYPYVTYSFVIKRLPLFYTLFLIIPCIGLSFLTVLVFYLPSNEGEKLSLCTSVLVSLTVFLLVIEEIIPSSSKVIPLIGEYLVFTMIFVTLSIMVTVFAINIHHRSSSTHDAMAPWVRKVFLHKLPKLLCMRSHVDRYFAQKEETEGGSRPESSRNALEAALDSIRYITRHVMKENDVREVVEDWKFIAQTALRTFYPHD encoded by the exons GGTTAGCTGAACCATCCTTTGTTGCAAAACATGAAGATAGTTTGTTAAAGGATTTATTTCAAGACTACGAAAGATGGGTTCGTCCTGTGGAACACctgaatgacaaaataaaaataaagtttggcCTGGCAATATCTCAATTAGTGGATGTG GATGAGAAAAATCAGTTAATGACAACGAATGTCTGGTTGAAACAG GAGTGGAGAGATGTAAAGTTAAGATGGCGCCCTGGCGACTATGGCGGAATAAAAGTTACACGCGTCCCTTCAGACTCTCTCTGGACCCCAGACATTGTTTTGTTTGATAA TGCAGATGGACGTTTTGAAGGGGCCAGCACGAAAGCGGTCATCAGGTATGATGGCACGGTCACCTGGACTCCACCGGCAAACTACAAAAGTTCTTGCACCATAGATGTCACGTTTTTCCCATTCGATCTCCAAAACTGCTCCATGAAATTTGGTTCTTGGACTTACGATGGATCACAGGTTGATCTAATTTTAGAGGACCAAGATGTGGACAAGAGAGATTTTTTTGACAATGGAGAATGGGAGATTGTGAGTGCAACgggaagcaaaggaaacagaacGGATGGCTCCTGCTGGTACCCTTATGTCACCTACTCATTTGTAATTAAGCGTCTGCCTCTCTTTTACACCTTGTTCCTTATTATACCCTGTATCGGGCTCTCGTTTTTAACCGTGCTTGTCTTCTATCTCCCCTCAAACGAAGGTGAGAAGCTCAGTCTCTGCACGTCAGTCCTGGTCTCTCTGACTGTCTTCCTTCTGGTTATTGAAGAGATCATACCCTCGTCTTCCAAAGTAATACCTCTGATCGGAGAGTATCTGGTGTTCACCATGATTTTTGTGACGCTGTCAATCATGGTGACTGTCTTCGCTATCAATATCCATCATCGTTCTTCCTCAACACACGATGCAATGGCACCTTGGGTCCGCAAGGTGTTTCTCCACAAGCTTCCCAAACTGCTGTGCATGAGGAGTCACGTAGACAGGTACTTCGCTcagaaagaggaaactgagggcgGTAGTAGACCAGAGTCTTCTAGAAACGCATTGGAAGCTGCGCTTGATTCCATCCGCTACATTACAAGACACGTCATGAAGGAGAATGACGTCCGTGAG GTGGTTGAAGATTGGAAATTCATAGCACAG ACTGCCCTGAGAACATTTTACCCGCATGACTGA
- the CHRNA5 gene encoding neuronal acetylcholine receptor subunit alpha-5 isoform X2 has protein sequence MPTQHFSHWSVIRNNRKLKTTQMPINGLAEPSFVAKHEDSLLKDLFQDYERWVRPVEHLNDKIKIKFGLAISQLVDVDEKNQLMTTNVWLKQEWRDVKLRWRPGDYGGIKVTRVPSDSLWTPDIVLFDNADGRFEGASTKAVIRYDGTVTWTPPANYKSSCTIDVTFFPFDLQNCSMKFGSWTYDGSQVDLILEDQDVDKRDFFDNGEWEIVSATGSKGNRTDGSCWYPYVTYSFVIKRLPLFYTLFLIIPCIGLSFLTVLVFYLPSNEGEKLSLCTSVLVSLTVFLLVIEEIIPSSSKVIPLIGEYLVFTMIFVTLSIMVTVFAINIHHRSSSTHDAMAPWVRKVFLHKLPKLLCMRSHVDRYFAQKEETEGGSRPESSRNALEAALDSIRYITRHVMKENDVREVVEDWKFIAQVLDRMFLWTFLLVSIVGSLGLFVPVIYKWANIIVPVHIGDANK, from the exons GGTTAGCTGAACCATCCTTTGTTGCAAAACATGAAGATAGTTTGTTAAAGGATTTATTTCAAGACTACGAAAGATGGGTTCGTCCTGTGGAACACctgaatgacaaaataaaaataaagtttggcCTGGCAATATCTCAATTAGTGGATGTG GATGAGAAAAATCAGTTAATGACAACGAATGTCTGGTTGAAACAG GAGTGGAGAGATGTAAAGTTAAGATGGCGCCCTGGCGACTATGGCGGAATAAAAGTTACACGCGTCCCTTCAGACTCTCTCTGGACCCCAGACATTGTTTTGTTTGATAA TGCAGATGGACGTTTTGAAGGGGCCAGCACGAAAGCGGTCATCAGGTATGATGGCACGGTCACCTGGACTCCACCGGCAAACTACAAAAGTTCTTGCACCATAGATGTCACGTTTTTCCCATTCGATCTCCAAAACTGCTCCATGAAATTTGGTTCTTGGACTTACGATGGATCACAGGTTGATCTAATTTTAGAGGACCAAGATGTGGACAAGAGAGATTTTTTTGACAATGGAGAATGGGAGATTGTGAGTGCAACgggaagcaaaggaaacagaacGGATGGCTCCTGCTGGTACCCTTATGTCACCTACTCATTTGTAATTAAGCGTCTGCCTCTCTTTTACACCTTGTTCCTTATTATACCCTGTATCGGGCTCTCGTTTTTAACCGTGCTTGTCTTCTATCTCCCCTCAAACGAAGGTGAGAAGCTCAGTCTCTGCACGTCAGTCCTGGTCTCTCTGACTGTCTTCCTTCTGGTTATTGAAGAGATCATACCCTCGTCTTCCAAAGTAATACCTCTGATCGGAGAGTATCTGGTGTTCACCATGATTTTTGTGACGCTGTCAATCATGGTGACTGTCTTCGCTATCAATATCCATCATCGTTCTTCCTCAACACACGATGCAATGGCACCTTGGGTCCGCAAGGTGTTTCTCCACAAGCTTCCCAAACTGCTGTGCATGAGGAGTCACGTAGACAGGTACTTCGCTcagaaagaggaaactgagggcgGTAGTAGACCAGAGTCTTCTAGAAACGCATTGGAAGCTGCGCTTGATTCCATCCGCTACATTACAAGACACGTCATGAAGGAGAATGACGTCCGTGAG GTGGTTGAAGATTGGAAATTCATAGCACAGGTGCTTGATCGGATGTTTCTATGGACTTTTCTTCTGGTTTCAATTGTTGGATCTCTTGGGCTTTTCGTTCCTGTTATTTATAAGTGGGCAAATATAATAGTACCAGTTCATATTGGAGATGCAAATAAGTGA